A region of Candidatus Neomarinimicrobiota bacterium DNA encodes the following proteins:
- a CDS encoding integration host factor subunit beta, translating to MTKADIVNIVSNATGLTKVDTEAVINGFIQVVKDALQRGDRVDLRGFGSFNVVIRKPKKARRPGTDIEIVLPERVVPIFKPSKLLKESIKLTPNDLK from the coding sequence GTGACAAAGGCGGACATTGTTAATATCGTTTCCAATGCGACAGGATTAACTAAGGTTGATACTGAAGCGGTTATAAATGGTTTTATTCAGGTAGTAAAGGATGCTTTGCAGAGGGGTGACAGAGTTGATTTAAGAGGATTTGGTAGTTTTAATGTGGTCATTAGAAAGCCTAAAAAAGCAAGAAGACCAGGGACTGATATTGAGATTGTTTTGCCTGAACGAGTAGTACCAATTTTTAAACCATCGAAATTATTAAAGGAAAGTATTAAACTAACTCCTAATGATTTAAAGTAA
- the sppA gene encoding signal peptide peptidase SppA: MTKTDKIISIIILSFLIVIIIGLIISLNKPGEMDTSISALGRGNKGNIGVVEIGGMILKSDRIVDELEKFRKSERIKGIILKINSPGGGAAACWEIYNKVSEISKKSKPVVSYLGPMGASGAYYISVACDKIIANPSGITGSIGVIADIPVFYKLMEKIGVEVNIVKSGELKDIGSPYDEFTEEEKKILHSVVMDLYRQFFDAVADNRGLDKNYLNKLADGRIFTGLQAFDYGLVDTVGDFETAVKITAQLSGIEGEPKLVYIKKKKLTLLDLLFSDIEDIYSKLRIYPSLSYTLKLGGGRK; the protein is encoded by the coding sequence GTGACAAAGACCGATAAAATTATTTCTATCATAATATTGTCGTTCCTAATTGTTATCATAATAGGATTGATCATATCGTTAAATAAGCCAGGTGAAATGGATACAAGCATTTCAGCATTAGGGAGAGGTAACAAGGGCAATATTGGTGTTGTCGAGATCGGAGGTATGATATTAAAATCTGATAGAATTGTTGATGAGTTGGAAAAGTTCAGAAAAAGTGAAAGGATAAAAGGCATCATATTAAAGATTAACTCACCAGGTGGAGGTGCTGCAGCGTGCTGGGAGATATATAATAAGGTTTCTGAAATAAGTAAAAAATCTAAACCAGTTGTTTCATACTTGGGTCCAATGGGTGCTTCTGGGGCATATTATATTTCCGTTGCATGTGATAAAATAATAGCGAATCCTTCAGGTATTACAGGTAGCATTGGTGTGATAGCTGATATTCCTGTATTTTATAAGCTGATGGAAAAAATAGGTGTAGAAGTGAATATAGTAAAAAGTGGGGAATTGAAGGATATTGGTTCTCCGTATGATGAATTTACTGAGGAAGAGAAAAAGATATTACATAGTGTTGTAATGGACTTATATAGGCAGTTTTTTGACGCTGTTGCGGATAATAGAGGCCTTGATAAAAATTACTTGAATAAATTGGCAGATGGGCGTATTTTTACTGGCTTACAGGCCTTTGATTATGGGCTTGTTGACACTGTTGGGGATTTTGAAACGGCTGTTAAGATAACTGCACAGTTATCAGGAATAGAAGGAGAGCCAAAGTTGGTTTATATAAAGAAGAAAAAGCTTACGCTTCTTGATCTGCTTTTTTCAGATATTGAGGATATTTATTCAAAGTTAAGAATATATCCATCTTTGAGTTATACATTAAAATTAGGAGGAGGTAGAAAGTGA
- a CDS encoding LysM peptidoglycan-binding domain-containing protein: MKKIWLIIILISASLYGLKKSDSYVNDNISGNTESENAEISVKLFDLLITEAKTYYADALISQFYADSLGMNFYVEKVLSVITEIGELDTLTKVQKNEFDRFYQKFTSDFQDIINSMNGDTSFVDVNMVKDEISREFVDTVDVGNDTLIVLEDEPGHLPVVLNNKIKRIIKFYSTREKKNFQKWLNRAGRYRGIIMPILREYGLPPELFYLAMVESGFSPFAYSNAHAVGPWQFVAGTAARYGLRRNWWIDERRDVIKSTHAAARYLRDLYEEFNDWFLAIAAYNCGEMNVLRAIRREGTRDYWKLRTIPLQTRNYIPSMMAAIIIAKDPEKYGFENDPMPPFKWDEVVLDKSYDLESIARVTGISAKTLREYNPELRRWMTPPNVKEYVLRVPKGKGKLIAEKIKKIPSIKTGTEWVVHRVGRGQTLWHIARRYGTSVSAIVAANKIRNENQIRIGQKLLIPVGKRNYDYAGRRRVVHIVKRGESLYLIARKYKVTINQLKSWNNLYGSRYIYPGQRLYIYKSYGS; the protein is encoded by the coding sequence ATGAAAAAAATATGGCTAATAATAATTTTAATTTCGGCATCGCTATATGGTTTAAAAAAGAGTGATTCTTACGTAAATGATAATATTTCTGGAAATACTGAATCTGAAAATGCGGAGATTTCAGTAAAACTATTTGACCTATTGATAACAGAGGCGAAGACGTACTATGCGGATGCATTGATTTCTCAGTTCTATGCTGATTCACTCGGTATGAATTTTTATGTTGAGAAAGTATTATCTGTCATAACGGAAATTGGAGAGCTTGATACCTTAACAAAGGTTCAAAAGAACGAGTTTGATAGGTTCTATCAAAAGTTTACAAGTGATTTTCAAGATATCATAAACTCAATGAACGGGGATACAAGTTTTGTCGATGTGAATATGGTAAAAGACGAGATATCAAGAGAGTTTGTAGATACAGTCGATGTTGGGAATGATACTTTAATTGTACTTGAAGATGAGCCAGGACATTTGCCTGTAGTTTTAAATAATAAAATAAAAAGGATAATAAAATTTTATTCAACAAGAGAAAAGAAAAATTTTCAAAAGTGGTTAAATAGGGCAGGTCGATATAGAGGCATAATAATGCCAATTTTACGGGAATATGGTCTTCCACCTGAGTTATTTTATCTTGCTATGGTAGAAAGTGGATTTAGTCCCTTTGCATATTCGAATGCACACGCTGTAGGTCCATGGCAATTTGTAGCAGGAACGGCTGCTCGTTATGGATTGAGAAGGAATTGGTGGATAGATGAGAGGCGTGATGTTATTAAATCAACACATGCAGCAGCACGATATTTGAGAGATCTTTACGAGGAATTTAATGATTGGTTTCTTGCTATTGCGGCTTATAACTGTGGAGAAATGAATGTACTAAGGGCTATTAGAAGGGAAGGTACAAGAGATTATTGGAAGTTAAGGACAATTCCGTTACAAACGAGGAACTATATACCGAGCATGATGGCTGCTATTATTATTGCTAAGGATCCAGAAAAATATGGATTTGAAAATGATCCAATGCCACCTTTTAAATGGGATGAGGTGGTTCTTGATAAAAGCTATGATCTGGAATCAATTGCAAGAGTTACAGGTATTTCCGCAAAGACCTTGAGAGAGTATAATCCAGAACTGAGAAGGTGGATGACGCCACCTAATGTAAAAGAATATGTACTTAGGGTTCCAAAAGGGAAGGGTAAGCTTATTGCAGAGAAGATTAAGAAGATTCCATCTATAAAAACCGGAACAGAATGGGTTGTTCATAGAGTTGGTAGAGGACAAACTCTCTGGCATATAGCAAGACGATATGGAACTTCTGTATCAGCTATAGTAGCTGCCAATAAAATACGTAATGAAAACCAGATAAGAATCGGGCAGAAACTTCTAATTCCAGTTGGTAAGAGGAATTATGATTATGCTGGCAGACGGAGAGTCGTGCATATAGTGAAAAGAGGTGAGTCTTTATACTTAATCGCTAGAAAATATAAGGTTACAATTAATCAATTGAAATCGTGGAATAATCTATATGGTTCGAGATACATATATCCAGGTCAGAGACTATACATTTATAAGTCCTATGGGAGTTGA
- the rfaE2 gene encoding D-glycero-beta-D-manno-heptose 1-phosphate adenylyltransferase encodes MSIGGFMNSSILLSEDDVVNLREKYKREGKKLVFTNGCFDIIHVGHIKLLKKSKQIGDILIVGLNSDDSVRRLKGKGRPINKIKDRIEVLSAIRYVDHIIVFDEDTPYNLINRLRPDVLVKGGDYKPDDVIGRDIVEGNGGEVVILPLVKGQSTTKILDRIQKYL; translated from the coding sequence ATGTCCATTGGAGGATTTATGAATAGCTCAATTCTTCTATCCGAAGATGATGTGGTGAACTTACGTGAAAAGTATAAAAGGGAAGGTAAAAAATTAGTATTTACCAATGGCTGTTTTGATATAATTCATGTTGGACATATAAAACTACTAAAGAAATCAAAGCAAATTGGCGATATATTAATTGTGGGGTTGAATAGTGATGATTCTGTAAGAAGATTGAAGGGAAAAGGGAGACCAATAAATAAAATAAAAGATAGAATAGAAGTGCTTTCGGCAATTAGATATGTGGATCATATAATAGTTTTTGATGAGGATACTCCATATAATTTAATAAATAGGTTGAGGCCCGATGTTTTAGTTAAAGGCGGAGATTATAAACCGGATGATGTGATTGGTAGAGATATTGTTGAGGGAAATGGTGGTGAAGTGGTAATACTTCCATTAGTTAAAGGTCAAAGTACCACAAAAATACTAGATAGAATACAAAAATATTTATGA
- a CDS encoding DUF2851 family protein: protein MIPERELCSLWEEYSKSFPILSLKDGRRICIVSLGLKNKGKGPDYKSAIIMVGNKMLKGDIEIHINSGDWYLHRHDMNPNYEHVILHLVVNDEGIPIKNRKNKNVLTVQLPRELITENQQIGKCREKVIDYSKIKNYMKNLGLGRVKKKSIKFTEAINNRVPNQVLYEYILEAFGYSQNREGFYLLAKIVPINILYSNIAYFKNKYREIVIIESLLLGASGMLSKCTEINHEYTIVLRKIWNSARRNFNLKVVDFNNWDFTSIRPYNSPFIRILALSQIISKIYPKSFIDVLVANFCSKREVDEKIEWFFNLFQNPVYFWRNHPLLGGMGLRKLMGKSRVNDILINVILPYLLALVNINDKIDCRNNIFQLMENVKVGEIPNKILKMIKSLNIKKNDISSNLELQGLIDFNFLYCDKDLCRLCPLEDL from the coding sequence ATGATACCTGAAAGAGAACTATGCTCGCTATGGGAGGAGTATTCTAAGAGTTTTCCAATACTATCTCTAAAAGATGGAAGGAGGATTTGTATAGTTTCCTTAGGATTGAAAAATAAAGGAAAAGGTCCAGATTATAAATCTGCGATTATAATGGTTGGTAATAAAATGTTAAAAGGTGATATTGAAATTCATATAAATTCTGGAGATTGGTATCTTCATAGACATGATATGAATCCCAATTATGAGCATGTTATATTGCACCTAGTTGTTAATGATGAAGGTATACCAATTAAGAATAGAAAAAATAAAAATGTACTTACTGTTCAATTACCAAGGGAATTGATCACGGAAAATCAGCAGATAGGGAAGTGCAGGGAGAAAGTTATAGATTACAGTAAAATAAAAAATTATATGAAGAATTTGGGTTTAGGGAGAGTCAAAAAAAAGAGTATCAAATTTACCGAAGCAATTAATAATAGAGTCCCAAATCAGGTATTATATGAATATATACTTGAAGCTTTTGGTTATAGCCAGAATCGGGAGGGATTTTACCTTCTTGCAAAGATAGTTCCTATAAATATATTATATTCAAATATAGCTTATTTCAAAAATAAATATAGAGAGATCGTTATAATTGAATCACTGTTACTCGGTGCAAGCGGGATGCTATCGAAGTGTACGGAAATAAATCATGAGTACACAATTGTCTTAAGGAAAATATGGAATAGTGCAAGAAGAAATTTTAATCTAAAGGTTGTTGATTTTAACAACTGGGATTTTACATCGATTCGTCCTTATAATAGCCCATTTATACGAATACTTGCTCTATCACAAATTATTTCAAAGATATATCCAAAATCCTTTATAGATGTTTTAGTTGCGAATTTTTGTAGCAAACGAGAAGTAGATGAAAAAATAGAATGGTTTTTTAATTTGTTTCAAAATCCTGTGTATTTCTGGCGTAATCATCCATTACTGGGAGGTATGGGTTTAAGAAAATTAATGGGCAAAAGTAGAGTTAACGATATATTAATAAATGTAATTCTGCCATATCTTCTTGCCTTGGTTAATATTAATGACAAAATTGATTGCAGAAATAATATTTTTCAGTTAATGGAGAATGTGAAAGTGGGAGAAATTCCCAATAAGATACTCAAAATGATTAAGAGCCTTAATATTAAGAAGAATGACATTAGCTCGAATCTTGAACTACAGGGACTGATAGATTTTAATTTTTTGTATTGTGATAAAGATTTGTGTAGATTATGTCCATTGGAGGATTTATGA
- a CDS encoding 1-acyl-sn-glycerol-3-phosphate acyltransferase, translated as MIRVILILFVMTILLIIPGLIVIIVDIFDRKGWFHSVMMRMWARAILKTGGIRVEIKGLEKIDRTKSYVIVSNHESALDILVIAAYIPLNFRFLAKKELFRIPLLGWILMSGRHISIDRENPRKSVDEINKKVGKMFKKGVSTIVFPEGTRSVTGELLPFKKGAFVLSYKFGVPILPIALIGTGKITPKRKIDIKPGKVVIRVLEPRCVKSEEEIESVKEEIRREIEQNKKLII; from the coding sequence GTGATTAGGGTAATATTAATTTTATTTGTTATGACCATACTTTTAATCATTCCTGGTCTTATTGTAATAATTGTAGACATTTTTGATAGAAAGGGCTGGTTTCATAGTGTAATGATGCGAATGTGGGCTCGAGCTATTTTGAAGACTGGAGGTATAAGAGTGGAAATAAAGGGTTTGGAAAAAATAGACAGGACTAAGAGTTATGTAATAGTTTCAAATCATGAAAGTGCGCTTGACATCTTGGTAATAGCTGCATATATACCGTTAAATTTCAGATTCCTTGCCAAAAAAGAGTTATTTCGTATACCTTTACTTGGATGGATATTAATGTCTGGAAGACACATATCAATTGACAGAGAGAATCCAAGGAAGTCTGTGGATGAGATAAATAAAAAAGTGGGTAAAATGTTTAAGAAAGGTGTATCCACCATTGTATTCCCTGAAGGAACAAGAAGCGTGACTGGAGAGCTTCTTCCTTTTAAAAAGGGTGCTTTTGTATTGAGTTATAAATTTGGTGTTCCTATCTTACCCATTGCTTTAATAGGTACTGGAAAAATAACTCCGAAGAGAAAAATTGATATTAAACCTGGTAAGGTTGTTATTAGAGTATTGGAGCCACGGTGTGTAAAATCGGAAGAGGAGATAGAATCCGTAAAAGAAGAAATAAGAAGAGAAATTGAGCAAAACAAAAAATTAATCATATAA
- a CDS encoding class II aldolase/adducin family protein, with protein sequence MSAYSKNELELRKKICEVGQKLYKYRYIVASDGNISVRLDDKYFLITPSGMCKGELSIDEIIKMDFEGNVVNQTDLKPSIEYRLHLFSLKENNKINCIIHAHPPYSTICAVSGISLDGYILPETFEFGNVPLVGFSPPGSLELAKNVCDKLKLTNAVLLANHGLVVAGCNIKEAYYNLERAEFSFMVLYFAKLYGRVNYISDHEIMQLNK encoded by the coding sequence ATGTCAGCTTATAGTAAGAATGAGTTGGAGCTCAGAAAAAAGATATGTGAGGTGGGCCAGAAATTATATAAGTATAGATATATCGTGGCCAGTGATGGTAATATAAGTGTTCGACTTGATGATAAATATTTTTTGATTACTCCATCTGGCATGTGTAAAGGAGAATTAAGTATTGATGAAATAATAAAAATGGATTTTGAAGGAAATGTTGTAAATCAGACAGATTTAAAGCCGTCCATTGAATACAGACTTCATCTTTTTTCGTTGAAAGAGAATAATAAAATAAATTGTATTATCCATGCTCACCCGCCCTATTCAACCATTTGCGCTGTCTCCGGTATTTCTCTTGATGGATATATTTTGCCTGAAACCTTTGAATTCGGAAATGTTCCACTTGTAGGATTCAGTCCACCAGGTTCACTTGAACTCGCTAAAAATGTCTGTGATAAGTTGAAGCTAACAAACGCAGTGTTATTAGCCAACCACGGACTTGTGGTGGCAGGATGTAATATAAAGGAAGCATATTACAATCTTGAGAGGGCGGAGTTTTCATTTATGGTTTTATACTTTGCCAAACTATATGGGCGGGTAAATTATATCAGTGATCATGAAATTATGCAATTAAATAAGTAG
- the serS gene encoding serine--tRNA ligase — protein MLDLKKIRQNPEKYIEGLKKKGVEGEIEKILNKDVRRRDIIREIDELRYMRNKVSREIAEIKKTGEDATDKIRQMREVGEKIKKLEGELKEISDQIEDTLSNIPNIPHPSVKVGSGPDENIVIRQHGSKPEFDFEIKDHLELGESLGILEFKRASKISGTGFPMFIGKGARLERALINFMLDYHIENHGYKEVFPPYLVTRESTFGTGQLPKLEEDMYRISEDDLFLIPTAEVPVTNIHRDEIIPEKKLPIKYVSYSACFRREAGSYGKETRGLIRVHQFNKVELVHFTTPDASYHHLELILSDAEEILQLLGLHYRIVELCTGDLSFAAAKCYDIEVWAPATGKYLEVSSVSNFEDFQARRANIRYRRSSDNRVDYVHTLNGSGVATPRLMVALLETYQTDEGTVFIPEVLQKYAGFSIIKKGE, from the coding sequence ATGCTGGATTTAAAAAAAATAAGGCAGAATCCAGAAAAATACATTGAGGGATTGAAGAAAAAGGGTGTTGAAGGAGAGATTGAAAAAATATTAAATAAGGATGTTAGAAGGAGAGACATTATAAGGGAGATTGATGAATTAAGATATATGAGAAATAAAGTGTCAAGAGAAATTGCGGAGATAAAAAAAACAGGAGAAGATGCTACAGATAAAATAAGGCAGATGCGTGAAGTTGGTGAAAAAATAAAAAAGTTGGAAGGGGAACTCAAAGAAATAAGCGACCAAATTGAGGATACACTATCAAATATTCCTAACATTCCCCATCCATCTGTTAAAGTAGGCTCAGGACCAGATGAGAATATTGTAATAAGGCAACATGGTTCAAAACCAGAATTTGATTTTGAAATTAAGGACCATCTTGAATTAGGAGAGTCGCTTGGAATACTCGAATTTAAAAGGGCATCAAAAATTTCAGGGACTGGGTTTCCCATGTTTATAGGAAAAGGAGCAAGGCTTGAACGAGCTCTAATAAATTTTATGCTTGATTATCATATTGAAAATCATGGCTACAAGGAAGTTTTCCCTCCGTATCTGGTGACAAGGGAATCTACCTTCGGGACGGGACAATTACCAAAGCTGGAAGAAGATATGTATAGGATAAGTGAAGACGATTTATTTCTGATTCCAACAGCAGAAGTGCCTGTTACAAATATTCATAGAGATGAGATAATTCCTGAGAAGAAGCTTCCAATTAAATATGTCTCATACTCAGCATGTTTTAGAAGGGAAGCTGGGTCTTATGGTAAAGAGACGAGGGGGCTTATTCGTGTACATCAGTTTAATAAAGTAGAGCTTGTCCATTTTACGACACCAGATGCCTCTTATCATCACCTTGAGTTGATATTGTCTGATGCCGAGGAAATATTGCAGCTATTGGGATTACATTACAGGATTGTAGAACTATGTACCGGGGACTTGAGTTTTGCGGCGGCTAAATGTTATGATATAGAAGTCTGGGCACCAGCTACTGGAAAATACCTGGAAGTATCGAGTGTAAGTAATTTTGAGGATTTTCAGGCAAGGAGAGCAAATATACGATACAGAAGATCGAGCGACAATAGAGTTGATTATGTACACACTCTAAATGGTTCTGGAGTAGCCACACCAAGGCTAATGGTTGCATTACTGGAAACCTATCAGACGGATGAGGGGACAGTATTTATTCCTGAGGTATTGCAAAAATATGCAGGATTTTCGATAATAAAAAAAGGGGAGTAA
- a CDS encoding exopolysaccharide biosynthesis polyprenyl glycosylphosphotransferase, which translates to MDVIVYIKYFIIVVVTLAASFVYTRIARAVATRYHIGDVPGPRKVHKVFIPYLGGVAIYLSFLTGLLLLLVLLRNTIGGVPKYYPYLLIPSFLAVLVGLYDDLKKLGFATKFYAQIIISIIVVISGFEVRSVWLPLIGNISLGYLNPFFTVLWIVFFMNALNLLDGLDGLASGVSTIIFTCFAVISFYHGNDFLGILNIILIASNLGFLRYNYHPASIFMGDSGSLFLGYTISIMSLEVGKRIGNSIDLALILTIMAIPFLDTTISFFRRASKKSHPFLADKEHIHHRLMSIGFSHLNAVRIIYFFSIMAGLMGIAYTFVDDKGGITILLVGGILAGLLIRRLGYVEIEKNLITVENGNENGKINSLLNGNGGSTKKEPQFFDKDEFVQTLIFIVSDIFFIVLSFLLVYYLWFLRMYPVEKMSDYETTLWCVWFVIFWVSLIGLNDLYKIEWDVSRVDMLYNVLKIVAFGILLFWFLEYSIEFPFGKSKRALLLYGFVLFSGIGFGRLLIITVLKNREILGFKRRPTLVVGGGRRVKRLIDEIKSIPELKFDIVGIIDEKNSPRIGEKINGVEIIGGYNEIPEIVARNKIKEVIIALDDPGGEDIIDLIALFNKYKVSIKLVPDFYNLLSGFKTSHIYGISLIRFFESNMKTWEWLFKRLIDILISLFVLVAFLPIWVIIAIVIVIDSPGPIFYKQKRVGKNKKEFNMIKFRSMVKDAEELTGPKWAERDDPRITRVGRILRKFGLDEVPQFFNVLMGDMSIVGPRPERPYFVNELEKKVRFYSRRLIVKPGITGWAQIKHKYDETIDDVKEKLRYDLYYIGNMSVLLDLKIIVQTILMALRRKYHHRRI; encoded by the coding sequence ATGGATGTAATTGTTTATATAAAATATTTCATAATTGTTGTTGTAACTCTTGCTGCGTCATTTGTATATACAAGGATAGCAAGGGCAGTTGCTACGAGATACCATATTGGGGATGTACCCGGACCAAGAAAGGTTCATAAAGTTTTTATACCATACCTGGGTGGTGTTGCAATATATCTTTCTTTTCTAACAGGGCTGTTACTACTCTTAGTGTTACTTAGGAATACGATTGGTGGTGTTCCTAAATATTATCCATATTTGCTAATACCGTCCTTCCTTGCTGTTCTTGTAGGATTGTATGATGATTTGAAAAAATTAGGTTTTGCAACAAAATTTTACGCACAGATAATTATTAGTATTATTGTAGTTATAAGCGGTTTTGAGGTTCGCAGTGTATGGTTGCCCCTAATTGGTAATATATCTCTTGGATATTTAAATCCATTTTTTACTGTGTTGTGGATAGTATTCTTTATGAATGCTTTAAATCTGCTGGATGGGCTGGATGGATTAGCATCAGGTGTTTCAACGATAATATTTACATGTTTTGCAGTTATCTCTTTTTACCACGGGAATGATTTTCTGGGGATATTAAATATTATCTTAATTGCATCAAATCTTGGATTTCTAAGATATAATTACCACCCTGCGTCGATATTTATGGGAGACTCAGGTTCGCTGTTTCTGGGATATACAATATCGATAATGTCATTAGAAGTTGGTAAGAGGATTGGGAATAGCATAGATTTAGCATTAATTTTAACAATTATGGCTATTCCTTTTCTTGATACTACAATATCATTTTTCCGTAGAGCGAGTAAAAAGTCACATCCGTTTCTTGCTGATAAAGAGCATATTCACCATAGATTGATGTCTATCGGTTTTTCGCATCTAAATGCTGTTAGAATAATATACTTTTTTAGTATAATGGCGGGTTTAATGGGGATTGCTTATACATTTGTTGATGATAAAGGAGGTATTACTATACTTTTGGTTGGCGGAATCCTTGCCGGTCTTTTGATCAGAAGATTGGGATATGTTGAGATAGAGAAAAATCTAATAACTGTTGAAAATGGGAATGAGAATGGTAAAATAAATAGCCTTCTGAACGGTAATGGCGGAAGCACAAAGAAAGAACCCCAGTTTTTTGATAAAGACGAATTTGTACAGACGCTAATATTTATTGTAAGTGATATCTTTTTTATTGTGCTTTCATTTTTACTGGTCTATTATTTATGGTTTTTGAGAATGTATCCTGTAGAAAAAATGTCTGATTATGAAACGACGCTCTGGTGCGTTTGGTTTGTTATTTTCTGGGTTTCTTTGATTGGTCTGAATGATTTGTATAAAATAGAATGGGATGTAAGCAGGGTAGATATGTTGTATAACGTGCTAAAGATTGTTGCCTTTGGTATTCTATTGTTCTGGTTTCTGGAGTATAGCATAGAGTTTCCGTTTGGTAAATCAAAAAGAGCATTATTGCTTTATGGATTTGTTCTTTTTTCAGGGATAGGTTTTGGAAGATTATTGATAATAACAGTTTTAAAGAATAGAGAGATACTTGGATTTAAAAGAAGACCAACATTGGTAGTTGGTGGTGGCAGGCGAGTTAAGAGATTAATTGATGAAATTAAAAGTATACCAGAGTTAAAATTTGATATCGTTGGTATAATTGATGAAAAAAATAGTCCCAGAATTGGAGAAAAAATTAATGGCGTAGAGATAATCGGGGGTTATAATGAAATACCTGAAATTGTCGCAAGAAATAAGATAAAAGAAGTGATTATTGCCCTTGATGATCCTGGCGGTGAGGATATAATAGATTTGATTGCTTTATTTAATAAGTACAAAGTTTCAATAAAGCTGGTACCGGATTTTTATAATCTTTTGTCGGGGTTTAAAACAAGCCATATTTATGGCATATCTTTAATACGTTTCTTTGAATCCAATATGAAAACGTGGGAATGGTTATTCAAAAGATTGATAGATATATTAATCTCATTATTTGTATTAGTAGCTTTTCTTCCGATATGGGTGATTATCGCAATTGTTATTGTTATTGATTCGCCTGGCCCGATTTTTTACAAACAGAAGAGAGTTGGGAAAAACAAAAAAGAGTTTAATATGATAAAATTCCGCTCAATGGTAAAAGATGCGGAAGAGTTAACTGGTCCAAAATGGGCAGAAAGAGATGATCCAAGGATAACCAGGGTGGGCAGGATTTTGAGGAAATTTGGGCTTGATGAGGTGCCGCAGTTTTTTAATGTTCTGATGGGTGACATGAGTATAGTTGGCCCAAGACCTGAGAGACCGTATTTTGTAAATGAATTGGAAAAGAAGGTAAGATTTTATTCTCGTCGATTGATTGTAAAGCCCGGTATAACTGGCTGGGCACAGATTAAACATAAATATGATGAAACGATTGATGATGTAAAGGAAAAGCTACGATATGACCTTTATTACATAGGAAATATGTCGGTTTTGCTTGATTTAAAAATAATTGTCCAGACAATTTTAATGGCACTTAGAAGAAAATATCACCACAGAAGAATATAA
- the rsmA gene encoding ribosomal RNA small subunit methyltransferase A, with translation MIDKNIIRKCIRAINPAEGDIFVEIGPGKGSLTNELVEYGVEIIAIEIDRNLCDFLIEKYSCNSNIKIINEDILKFDFENIFEDGIKLRVVGNIPYNITSPLIFKLIENREIIKDVHLMVQKDVALRLIAKPGTKEYGILSVILGLVADIEKLFDVSNKCFYPFPEVMSSFIKIEFKDMKIEGNFYNDFKEIVKISFNKRRKTLKNALKDFVIDENKCPIELSRRAETLTPEEFILLTKFLINGY, from the coding sequence TTGATTGATAAAAATATCATTAGGAAATGTATACGGGCAATTAATCCAGCTGAAGGTGATATATTTGTTGAAATTGGTCCGGGGAAAGGGTCTCTCACTAATGAATTGGTCGAATATGGAGTTGAGATAATAGCAATTGAAATAGATAGGAATTTATGTGATTTTTTAATTGAAAAATATTCTTGTAATTCAAATATAAAGATAATTAATGAGGATATTCTCAAATTTGATTTTGAAAATATTTTTGAAGATGGGATTAAATTGAGAGTTGTTGGCAATATCCCTTATAACATAACCAGTCCCCTGATCTTTAAGCTTATCGAAAACAGAGAAATTATTAAAGATGTGCATTTAATGGTACAAAAGGATGTTGCTTTGAGATTAATAGCAAAGCCCGGGACAAAGGAATATGGAATTCTATCTGTCATTTTGGGCCTTGTAGCAGATATTGAAAAGTTATTTGACGTTTCGAATAAATGTTTTTATCCTTTTCCGGAAGTGATGTCATCTTTTATAAAAATCGAATTTAAAGACATGAAAATTGAAGGAAATTTTTACAATGACTTTAAAGAAATCGTTAAGATTAGTTTCAATAAAAGAAGGAAGACATTAAAAAATGCATTAAAAGATTTTGTGATAGATGAAAATAAATGTCCAATTGAGCTATCAAGACGGGCGGAAACTTTAACTCCGGAAGAATTTATTTTGCTTACAAAATTTTTAATAAATGGATATTGA